In Nitrospira defluvii, the genomic stretch GGTAATTTCCACAGGGAATTCGTGGCCATCACGGTGACTGCCCATCATTTCGATCCGTCGATTGAGGAGCGCACCTTGTCCGGTATCCAGGAAATGACGCAACCCGCGTTCATGCGCTTCCCGGTCACGGCTAGGAATCACCGTCTCTGACACCCGTCGGCCCAGAGCCTCTTCCCGTTCCCACCCAAAGATGTTGACGGCCTGAGCATTCCAATCGGTAATGATGCCGCCCGCGTCCATGGAAATGACCGCATCCAGCGCCGTGTCGACGATGACGCGATTGCGTTCCTGGCTCTGCAAGAGCGCGGCTTCGGCGGCCCGCGCCCATTCACTTTCCTGCTGGGCCTGCCGATGCTGATCGCGCAGTCGCCCGGTGGCCCAAAGCAGCAACCCCACCATGGGAAGCCAGACCACCACGCCGGCCATGCCAAGCTTCCACATCATCGCCCGAATCGGCAGAAGGATGACGTCGCGATCGATGCGCAGGAGAATGGTCCACTGCAAGCCCGAATACTCGCTATATCCCTTAGTCTGCGAATAGCCCGTGACCACGGGTACGCGCCGGCGCACATGCATTTCCTCCACATACCCGGCCTTACCCGAGCTACTCAGCAGCACCGAGGGCAATCCCATTTCACGGAGATTGGTCCGCTCCACGCTGGTCGACGCCGAATCCACAAACACCATTCCGGCCTTGGTCAAGAACTGATACTCGAAGGGTCCGACGGCGCCTTCGGTCTGCTGAATTTCACGCACCGTTTCGATGAGCACATCTTCCAGCATCGGCAGTCCGATGCGCGTCGTGACCGCACCAAGAAACCGGCCGTCTATCGCGATGATAGGGGCCGTGAAAGCGATGGACTCGATCTTATGATTCGATTCGTGAACCTCGACCTCATCGACCTGCACCGCGCCGGTTTGACGCACACGATCGAACCAGCCGCTGCGCCCATAGTCCTGACCGATCGTCGAGGAGTCCGTCGACGCCACCATACGCCCCTGAGCATCGGTCACCCCCAGCCACAGATAGACCGGTGCGTAGGTTTCCTTCATCCACTGCAAGTACTCATTCATGAATTTCTTGTCGGCGGCACGACCCGAAACAGCCCTGGCCATCATGCGCACGTCGGCGTGCCGCTCGAAGAGGAGCCGGTCCAGCTTATCTGCAATCTCAGCCGAGGCAAGGGTGAGGTTTTCTCCGGTCGCCTCCACCATGCGCACTTCAATCGAGCGCAGCATGACGACCCCGATCACAAACGCCACAATCGTCATACCGACGATCAGGACAGGCAGCCAGGGATAGGACCGGCGTGAAGACGCGGCGGGAGAAGAGGGGGTCATCGTCGGGGCTCCGTCACAGTATAATTCGGCAACAATCGCGCGGGACGATACCAGTGTTTGGCACGAGCCAGACTCGGAAGACCGGAATCATCCATGGTGTTGATCCAACATGCCCCTTTGTTGCGAGCTTGGCGACAGAATTCACGAAATATGAACGGTCCCGCCCCCACCATATCCCGATCCGCCACTTCCAGCAAGACACAGAACACCGACTGGTTCAACCACAACCCCATCGTGTAGGCCCGTATACGACCCTGCACCCGCACGACCGCCCCGGTCAGCCCCAATTCATCATAGGCGGACAAGGCCGCTTCATGGGCGCCTGTTGCGTCCTCCAGCAGGGCCTTAGCCCAATCATCTTCTCCGGCTCGCTGCTTCTGTTCACTCCATTCACGGAACAGACTCAGGCACGCTGGTCGATCGCGTGGGTCGTAGGGTTCGAACACCCCGTCATGTTCACGCAGGAACCGATTACAGGCCGCCCGAGGCGACCGATACGCGTCTCCGACGAGATCGGCCAGATCTGCTGCCGCATACAGGTAATCCGGCTCTTGAGCCGTCACGACATATCCCGCGGCCCGCAGTTCCGCCACGGAGGCTTCGGGGACGTTGGCCATCCTCGTGACTGAGGAAGAACCATTTCGTTCACGCATCAGGCGGAACGCCGCGGCCACTGGCTCTGCCAGCGGGCCCGTTCCAAGAGGGGGTAGGACCATGAAGATCCCGTCCGGGGAATCAGCAAACAGACACAGATGCCCGTGAAGGTCGGCCCAGGAATAGGTCAGGCGATGTCGCCAGATATAATGAAAGGCAAACGAGGCGGCGGCAAGGGGCAGCTCCTGAGCACCGGGGCTCTCAGCCAGCGCAGATTCCAGCCGATGTCGATCCTCAATGGTCAGGGGCTGCATGCGTACCGGCAACCTCCCCTGCTGAAGACGTTCGGTCACCCGCGCCAAGGGACGGAGGACAATCACATCATCCTGGAAACGTCCGACGAGCCTGGGATACCGCGCGAGAATCTCCAGAGTGGCATCCTCCTCGATCCAGCGAGCCGTGCCCTCCGCCGCCTGCTCAATCGGCGCGGAGGGGAGGTCCCGCATATAGGGGCACTTCGTGTCCCAACCGAGCAGGACCTGGGTGTGAGAGGCATCCCACATCAGAGCAAATGGGTAGAGCCGACAGTCCAGCGGGCGTCGATCATAAATACGGCAATGCGAAGTAGCGGGATCAAATGCCGGGCACAGATAGCCCTCCCCCGACGGATTGGGCACCACCTCGATCTGCGCACCCTCCACGTCGGAAAACCGCTCGGGCGCCAGTCCAGCCCCCACAGCCAAGCGAATTTCGTCGGCCGTAAAAAAGGGCCGAAGAAAACTGTCCGACTCGGGAAACCGGCAACAAACGTCGCAGTGAAGACAGGCCGTGCTTGGCACGATCTGCAGGAGGGACTGACCTACGGGCCGTGAAGGAATCGCGGGGGTAGCTTGAACGAATGGACTCGTCATGCGCTGTGGCGGCATTGTAGCACTAACCCGCGAAGGGTCCTACTGTTCGACCTGTATGCCCTCCCTCGGCCCCGCTCCCAAGCAGGGCAAGCCGCCTCCCATCACCACGGCGACTTGTACCGGTGTCGGAGCCCATGGTACGATTTGCCCACCTCGAATCCACCCGCGAGTGCGCTGCGAGCATCGAGGACATTGCATTGGCACTGGCACAACTTTCACGTGAGCCATTGAACTCCGACGAAGCCCGCCGACGTTGTCTCGCAATCCGCGATGCGCTCGTTCATGCCGGTGTGTATGGCCCGGTCGAAGCGGGAGACACTGCGACGACCACGGGCTCTACGCCCCAACCCCTGCGGTTTCGCCTGGCCCCGACGGCCTTTCACCTGCCCCCGTCCGACGTGACGTTTTTCCAGCAACTCGGGCAGGACCTGCTGGCCTTCTATAAAGCGCTGAATCGTGTGTACCAGGACAGCATTCGGGGCACACAACCGAGCTGGGTCGCGGCCTATCTTGACCAAGGGAAGCCGGAAGCCCTGATCACCTACAGCCGGATGAACCGCTTTCGGAACCTGCTTCCCGGTATCATTCGACCGGACGTCATCCCGACCGCCGATGGGATGGTCATCACCGAGCTGGACTCGGTTCCCGGGGGGATCGGGCTTACGGCCTGCTTGACCCGGGCGTACGATGACCTGCTCAGGCTCGACCCGTCGTCCCTCGACAGGCCGCCGGACCGCTCGCCATTGATCGCCGGGCGCGACGGCATGTTACAGGGATTTGCCGCCATGCTACGCACCCAACAAGGCGAGCAGGAGGGCTGCCTGGCCATCGTGGTCTCGGACGAGGCAAAAGAATACCGCGCTGAGATGGAATGGATGGCCGGCCGCTTGCGCGAAATCGGGTACCAGGCCTTCTGTGTCGAGCCCCGCGGCGTGCAGTTCACGGAAGATGGCCTGTTCCTCCAACACGAATCTCAACCCCGGAGAATCGGACTCCTCTATCGCTTCTTCGAACTGTTCGACCTGAAGAACATCCCCAAATCCGAGCTCATGATGTATGCCGCCAAGAAGGGACTGGTCGCCGTCACTCCGCCCTACAAGCCGGCGCTGGAGGAGAAATTGGCCTTTGGACTGTTTCACCACCCGGAGCTTGCCGCGTTTTGGGAACAGGCACTGTCCGCCGACCTGCTGGCCAGATTACAGCAGGTGTTGCCTCGAACCTGGATTCTCGACCCCCGCCCGATCCCCCCGTCGGCAGTCATTCCACACCTCACAATCGGTGGACGCGCGGTGTCGGACTTTCGCCGTCTGGCGCAGACCACTCAGAAGGAACGGCAACTGGTCATCAAGCCCTCAGGATTTTCGGAACTGGCCTGGGGCAGTCGGGGAGTCTCCATCGGCCATGACCTGCCGCAAGTCGAATGGGCCTCGGCCTTGGAGCAGGCCCTCCAGGCATTTCCGACAACGCCCTACGTCCTGCAGGAGTTTCACAAAGGCTGCCTGTTTGATTCAGCCTATTTTGACGAGCGAAGCGATGCTGTGGTGCCGATGTCCGGGAGAGTACGTCTGTCTCCCTACTATTTTATCGTCGGCGACAAGGCCGAGCTCGGCGGAATCCTCGCGACGCTCTGCCCCGCTAACAAAAAAATCATCCATGGCATGGTCGATGCCATTTTGGCACCCTGCGCACTCGGCCCGGACATACCGGCCTAGCGGGTGGTGACCATGGAATCAAGAGACCAAGGTATTCGCTCATGACCAACCCCGTTTTTTCATCGTAGGTAACCATGGCCCTGACGCTGTATCATGTTCAATGGTGTCCCGATTGTGCGATTGTCCGAGACCGCCTTGAAAAACTGAAGGTCGCGTACGAGGACGTGATTGTGCCGGACTTTCGTCCCATGCGCCGCCAAGTCTATGACGTCTCGGGGCAATATTACGTACCGGTCTTGAAAGACGGGGACACCATCTTGACGGAAACACACGACATTCTCGCTCACCTAGACACCCACTACGACAAGGCACGACCGTGAGGAGATCGCCGATCCCCGCATCGGAAACGCCCAGTGGCAGAGCGAGCACGAGATGCCACGGACAGACGCAGCTGTCCACGGCTCCAGATACCGGTTCGGCATCAGCGAAAGGATAGACCAGTGGAGGATTGGAGACGCATCCTGGCCGACAGTGTGGTGAAGCCGAAGGATCTGGCTGAGCGGCTCGGGGTCGACCCGAAAGAGATTGAAGACATCGTGGGGGACTACCCCATGCGGATTACACCTACCGTGTTGGGCACCATCAAAGAGAAAGGGGACGCGATTTGGAAGCAGGTCGTCCCCGATCGCGCAGAACTGGCCGATGCCGATGCGGAGGACGATCCGCTCGAAGAGGACCTGATGAGCCCTGTCCCGCATCTGGTCCACCGTTACCCCGATCGCGTCCTGCTCATGGTCACCAACCAATGCCCGATTTATTGCCGCTTCTGCACGAGAAAACGGTTGGTGGGCAAACCGGGATTCCTCAAAAAGGGCGAACTGGACCGGGCCATTGCCTATCTGCGGGAACACCAGGAGGTGCGGGATGTCATTCTGTCCGGAGGAGATCCGCTCCTGCTGCCTGATCATCTTCTGGAGCGGATTTTGAGATCACTGCGCACGATCCCGCACTTGGAAGTGATCCGAATCGGCACGAGGGTCCCGGGCAGCTTGCCCGAACGCATCACACCCAAGCTTTGCGAGATCATCAAGAAGTACCATCCGTTCTATATGAACCTGCACTTTAATCACCCTGATGAACTGACCCCTGAGGTCAAACGCGCCTGCGGCATGTTGGCCGACGCCGGGGTTCCCCTGGGCGCACAGACTGTGTTACTCAAGGGGGTTAACGACGACCCTGAGATCATGAAGCGGCTGATGCACCAATTGTTGTTGGCACGGGTCAAACCCTATTACTTGTACCAGGCCGATCTCACGAAGGGGACGAACCATTTCCGGACATCGGTCGAAACCGGCCTCCGGATCATCAAAGCCTTGCAGGGGCATACGAGCGGCATGGCTGTTCCGCATTTTGTCATCGATGCTCCCGGCGGCGGAGGAAAAATCCCGTTGCTCCCCGGGGATTACTTGGTCAATCTGGATGAAGACAGCGCGGTGCTGAGAAACTACGAAAATAACACCTATCACTACCCCCAACCCGGCTCCGCGCACGGGCGCGAGTTACCGATGGTCGGCGCACACCCTTCCTGGGGCACGACGGCGAATGGGTGCGACGGAGGGAGCGACCACCTGTGAAACGGGCCCGGGCCTCGAAGGGAATTCTCCCCTATCAAGATATTGTCCAGCTGATCGGGAACGGCGCCATCACATCAGACGCCCCGATCGAAAACCGACAGATCCAGCCGGCCAGCCTCGACTTGCGTCTGGGCAAGAAGGCCTACCGGCTGATCAGCAGCTTCCTGCCCGAGTTGTCGGCCATCAGCAGCCGGCTCAATGTGCTCGACTTCTACCAATCCGACCTCGTGATGTATGAGATGGACCTGTCGCAAGGCGCGATCCTCGAGAAAGGCCACGTCTATCTCGTGCCGCTGCTGGAACAGTTGAACCTTCCTGCCACGCTTCGTGCCCGGGCAAACCCCAAAAGCACAACCGGACGGTTGGATGTCTTCACCCGTGTGGTCACCGACTTGAACGCGGGCTTCGACGAGATCCGGGCGGGGTATCGAGGCCCGCTGTATTTGGAAGTCGTCCCCCGTTCATTTGCCATCAAAGTCCGCACCGGCGACTCGTTGAATCAAATCCGTTTCGTCCGTGGCGATGCGACGGTCTCGGACAGCGCCCTGCAAAAACTGCACGGTACCGATCCGCTCCTGTACCGCAACGCCTCGCCGCCAAAAGCGCTCCCCCAGAAGGAATTCCGCACCGAGCGCGGCCTGTTCTTGCGGATCGACCTGACCGGAAGCGCGCGGGAGGACGCGGTGATAGGGTACCGGGCGAAGAAAAACAGCCACGTCATCGACCTGGCGAAGGTCGGGCACTATGCGGCGCTCGACTTTTGGGAGCCATTAAAACGGCACCGGCACGACAGTCTTCTTCTGGAACCGGAGGAATTTTATATTCTGGCCTCGAAAGAGCGGATCAGGGTTCCGCCCGGATATGCTGCCGAAATGGTGGCCTATGAAGCGGCCTGTGGCGAACTCCGCACCCACTACGCCGGGTTTTTCGATCCCGGGTTTGGCTATGGAGACGGCAAGATGCGAGGGACCCAGGTGGTCTTGGAAGTGCGCCCCCATGACGTTCCGTTCCTCATTCACGACGGGCAAACCTTCTTCAAAGTAGTGTATGATCAGATGTTAACAGTGCCGACACAGGTCTATGGCACGGCACTCGGCTCGTCATACCAACGGCAAGCCCTCACCCTCAGCAAGCATTTTAAGGCCTGATCATGGCACCACCGAGCGATCTTCCCGAAGTGTCGACACGTCCGTCCAGACCACCCTCGAACCAGGAGGGGCCGGACGAGGAAAGCCATTCCGATCGGCAAGCCCATGTCATCGGGATGATGGTGGGCACGGCCCTGATGTTCATCGGCTTCCTCGACGTGTTTTTGTCGATCAGCGGTGGATTCGAAATCAACGTCGTGCCCCTCTTAATCTACTTCGGCGGCATCGCGGTCTGGGCGAATGCCGTGGTGGAAAACCCGACGATCCGCTATTCCCTCATGGCAGGCGCTGTCCTGATCAGCCTGGCTTTTTTCCACTATGGCGAGGTGCTGTTCTGGCACAAACAAGTCGTCTTCTGGTCTACCGTCGCGGTGGTCATGTATTTCATGTTTAAAGACACCAAGCCGATGACCTGAATGGTCCCTGGTGGCGCCTCTACCCACACGCGTCCTCCCCGCCCGATGACCATCGCCGTCATCATCCCGGTTCTGAACGAAGCCCTCTGTATCAGGCAGACACTCGCCAGCACTGCCACGCTCGGATTCGACGACCTCGTCATCGTCGACGGAGGCAGTACCGATACCACCCGTGCGATCGTGGAATCATTCGCCGGGCCGGTTTCCTCTCCCTTGGAGCACAGCCCGGCACCATCCACCCCGGCCCCCATTCGCCTGCTGACGGCGCCGACCGGACGCGCACGCCAACTCAATGCAGGAGCCATCGCCACCGGTTGCGACGTCCTCCTGTTCCTGCATGCCGATACGCAGCTTCCGCCGAATGCCCGGCAGGCCGTCTCGACAGCCTTGTCCAACCAGGCCTGCGTCGGCGGACGATTTAATGTGCGCTTTGACTCTTCCTGCCTCACGGCACGCGTTGTCGCCGGCCTGATGAATGTGCGATCCCGCCTCAGCGGCATTGCCACCGGCGACCAGGCTATCTTCGTGCGGCGCAAGGTCTTCGAGGACATAGGCGGGTTTGCCGAGATCCCCTTGATGGAAGATATCGAGTTCACGCGTCGGATGAAACGAGCCGGGGCGGTCGCGCCCCTGCATGATACGGTCGTAACCGCCTTTCGCCGTTGGGAGCAACAGGGCCCGCTGCGCACAATTCTGTTGATGTGGACCCTTCGCTTCCTGTACTGGATCGGGGTGAGCCCGCATCGACTTCAACATGTCTACAGGATGGTGAGATAAATCCATGACTGCACGACCCTCGAACCGTCAACCACCCGCCTCGGCAGCCCTGGTGATCTTTGCGAAAGCCCCGATACCGGGACAGGTCAAAACCAGACTCTGCCCCGCGCTGACCGAAGACGAGGCCGCAACCCTGCACGGCAGTTTTGTGCTTGATACGCTCGAACGGACGAAGGCCGCCGTCACCAAATTCAAGCTTCCGGTCGATCGCTACCTGGCCTGCGCCCCGTCAAGCGCCCATGTCTTTTTCAGAATCATGGAGGCTCGCCACGGTGTCACCCTGTTGGACCAGGAAGGCGAGGACCTGGGAATGCGGATGCGACAGGCGTTCAACACGTTGTGTACCCGTGGCTACCGGCGGGTCTGCTTAGTGGGCACCGACGTTCCCTCGCTGCCCTTGACCCACTATCGCGATGCCGTCGAATTACTCTCTCGCCATGATCTGGTGTTGGGGCCGGCACAGGACGGCGGCTACTACCTGATCGGGATGACGACGCCTCATCCTCACCTGTTCGAGGGCATGCCCTGGTCGACGGATCAGGTGTCGGCGCTTACGCAACAGAAGGCGAAGGCAGAGGGGCTCAACGTCGCGCTACTGCCGGCCTGGAACGATGTCGATACCATCGACGACCTCCAGCACCTGATCGAGGACTGCGCGGCGGATAAGACACGCCCCAAACAAGAGCGCGTCTATTCAATGCGAACCGCTGGCGCCCTGGAATTACTCGCCAAACGGCTTCGAACACGCCAGACATAAGGGAGCTTCCCATGCCCAACCACGTTGCCCTCATCACCGGCGGAGCCAAAGGCATCGGCCGTGCCATTGCATTGGATCTCGCCGGCCAAGGCTGGTCTGTCGCCATTTGTTACCGCACCAGCGCCGCGGCCGCCCAGGAGACCAGCGCCGCGATTGCGGCCCTTGGCGGCCAAGCCCTGGCCGTGCAGTGCGACGTCGCTGATCCGCAGGCGGCACAGCGGTTGGTCTCGCAGGTCGAAACACAGTGGGGACAAATTGATGCGCTCATCAACGGAGCCGGCCCCTATCACCGTGTGAACCTCTTTGATGAGACCACGGCAGGGTGGCAGGAGATGTTCAACGGAAACCTGCACCCGATTTTTTACCTCGGGCAAGCCGTCGCGCCGGGAATGAAGGCGCGGAGACACGGGCGCATCATCAACTTCAGCATGGCCAATGCCGACCAAATGGTGGCTCAGCCGGAAGTGACTGGGCATTATATCGCCAAGGCCGGGGTCCTGATCCTCACGCGCACATTGGCCAAATTGCTCGCACCCTATGGGATCACGGTCAACGCCATCTCTCCTGGTTTCATTGATTCAGGGAGCGCGCCACCGGAGGAGCTGGCTGGCGTGGTCAAACGGATTCCTGCCGGATACGTCGGAAGCGTGGGGGATACGGTCGGCGCCGTCCGATACTTACTGAGCGAGGACGCGCGCTATGTGAACGGCGCCAACCTGCATCTCAGCGGGGGGTGGGGTATTTAACGGTGCGTCGCCGTCATTTGGCGAAAAAGAGAATGGCCCCAATGACCGCTGCCATGGCATAACTCTTGGGGTCCTTCACGGCAAACACCACGGGATCGTCGTCCATTCGGTTCCGATAGGCCAGCATCCAGACCCGGCTGATCCAATACAACATCACCGGACATACCAGCCACAACACATCGGCATGTGTGTACAGCAGCAGCACTTCTTTACTGCTGATATAGAGCGCCAGCACCAACACCGCCAGGAGTCCGCTGGCCGTTCCGATACTCGAAATGTGCTCCAGATCCGTCACCCAGTACCCGCGCCCATGCAACCCCTTTCCTTCGGCTTGGCTCATGAGTCGCAACTCGGTGAACCGCTTCACCAACGCCAGGCTCAGAAACAAGAACAGCGAGAACGTCAACAACCAATGCGACGGCGGGACACCGGTCGCAGCCCCGCCGCCGTAGACACGCACGGTATAGAGCTGCGCCAGGACAATCACATCCAAAAGCACAAATTGCTTGAGATAAAACGAATAGCCGGTTGTCAGCGCCAAGTACCCAACCAGCACAAGCAGAAACAACCGGGGAAGCGCAAAGGCCAGCAGGACACCGCCGAGGAGACAGGCTGCGGCCAGGGCAAGACCGAAGGGAATCGAGAGACTACCGGAAGCAAACGGGCGGTTTCGTTTGCGCGGATGCCGGCGATCGGACTCCAGATCGAGGCAATCGTTGACGATATACACCGAGGAGGCACACAAACTGAAAGAGAAAAAGGCCAAACCCGCCTGCAGCAACAACCGACCATTGGTCAGTTGATGGGAGGCAATCACCGGCACAAACACCAGCACATTCTTTGCCCACTGGTGAACACGCAACGCCTTCGCGACTTGCTTTACCCATCTGACCGGCGTACCGAACACGCGGCTGACCGTCGTCAGCGTACGGGCACGGCTGACGACGCCGGCCGACGCATTGACCACGATCGCCTCGCTGGCCTCGGCCCACACAGGAAAATCTGCCGTGGAATTCCCGGCGTAGGCAAACCGGCGGGTACCGTAGCGCTCCACCAGCAGGGCCACTTTCCGCACCCCCTTCAGATTGACAGAGCGGTCACTTCCGAACACCCGTTCGTCGAATAACCCAAGATGAGTCGCCACCGCCTGGGCATAACTCACATGACTAGCGGTGGCCAAAATCAACTCTCGTCCTTCGCGGCGTTCGTTTGCGAGAAACTCGATTAGTTCCTGGTCATAGGGCAACGTGCTGGCGTCAAGCGTCACCTTCCGGGCAATTTCATGCTTGAGATAGGCCTTGCCTTTGAACAACCACCAGGGAAGCAGGACAATGAGGAACGGATTCTGCTTGAGCAGCACCAACAAGGATTCCCACAGCAGGTCCGTCTTGATGAGCGTGCCATCAAGATCGACGCAGAGAGGGGGTTTTGCTTGTAAATCCTTACCCATGAGCAGTAGGCAGGATTCTATCGGCAAGGGGACGGTCGCGCAAGAAGTTAGGAGAATTGCGTGAGTAGGGATCCCTCCGGGGATGGACAGGTGGCGGACGCCACCTGTACCAGGCGGAGCGGGTATGGACGAGAGCCCTTCCCTCCTCCGCCGGCTCCCTTATGACGCGGCGAACGCCTTTTTCAGCAAGGGCTCGACCTCACCCTTGGCTTCCATCGGGTCCAGGATATCGGTGTCACCGTAGAACTGCCCATCGATGAACACCTTCGGGAGGGTCGGCCAGTTGGTCAACCGGGTCAGCGCCTCACGTTTCGCCGGTTGGGACAACACATCGATCAGCTCATAGGGGTACCCGTACTTCTCAAAAAAATGCATGGTCTCCCGCGTGAACCCACACATCGGCATGGCCTTGGTACCCTTGCCGTAGATCAAGATTTTGTTCGCCTTGATTTCTCGCTGAATCTCTTCTTCAATCGGGTCAGCCATCTGTCCCTCCCTCTTATTTCACTTCATCCGGCGTCGTGGCAGTAATCTCCAGCGCGTGAATGCGCCCGTCTTTCATGGGAGCCGCCAGCGCCTGATACACCATTCGATGCCGGTCCAGAAGATTCTTCTCGGAAAAACCCGCCGACGTCACCCGCACGATCAGGTGGTCTTGTGTCCCGGTCTTATCGATCACGGTCACGGCAGCGTCAGGGAAGACCTGTCGGATGTACGTCGTCACGGCGTCGGCGGTAATCATCGTGGGTGGAGAATAACGCATCCGGGAAGCCGAAGGCAATCCGGGCCACGGAGCAATGCTCACGCCTGCTACACGTCATGCGGTCGCGGATGGCAATTTAGGCCACAGCCCGCTACACTACCGACTTGCGCGGCGGTTTCATGCCGTTCATCTACGTAGAATGAAAGGAGCTTCTTCATGATCCAGAGGGTTTCATACCGCCCCCGTCCGCTGGTCCAAACGATCCTGTGCGCGCTGCTGATTGCGTTCGTCTGCCAAGCGACCGTCTCGGTGCGACCGGCCTCTGCAGCCGGCTCCGGCTCGGAAGCGATCCAAGGCTTAGGAAGCTACTTCCTCACCTTGCCGTACGGGGGCATCAAGATGGCCGTGGCGGTGTTGGGGGCGGTCGCCGGCGGAATGGGTTTCATCTTCACTGGAGGCGACAAGGCAACGGCCGACAAAATCTGGGGACCCGCCATGGGCGGGCACTACGTCATCACCCCGGAACACATCCGGGGCGACAAGGATCTCCATTTCTTCGGACAAGCCCAAGGCAAGTAAGACCGGCTCGCCGAAGAGCGCCTCCCCTCCTTCCCGAGCCACGCCTTTCTTCATGCCGCACTGGGCTCTGCCGGTCACCAGCGCGGTGGTGCATTTCATCAGGCCTGGTGGATCTCAACCACCAGGCCGGCAATGTCCAGTCAGTCCTGTCTGCTAA encodes the following:
- a CDS encoding glutaredoxin family protein, producing the protein MADPIEEEIQREIKANKILIYGKGTKAMPMCGFTRETMHFFEKYGYPYELIDVLSQPAKREALTRLTNWPTLPKVFIDGQFYGDTDILDPMEAKGEVEPLLKKAFAAS
- a CDS encoding BolA/IbaG family iron-sulfur metabolism protein; this translates as MITADAVTTYIRQVFPDAAVTVIDKTGTQDHLIVRVTSAGFSEKNLLDRHRMVYQALAAPMKDGRIHALEITATTPDEVK